In the Cellvibrio sp. KY-GH-1 genome, ACGGGCTGGAATATTGGCAGCACGCAACAAGGCGATTAATAAACTGGCGGTATCAATCGCGTTACCTTGTTTGGTTTCCAATGTGTGTTGTGCGCCCTGGATGGAACCGTAGCTGGGAATAAATCGGATGTTGTTGTGAACCCAGGTATAAATGTCGATGCTGTTGTTATGCAGTTGTGCCGCTAGTGCTTTAATTTCTGGCGTGAGTTGGACTTCAATCGATTCGTTGAGTGCGGCTTGTAATTCTGCGTTAGCAGCATTGGACATTGCTTGCGCGATTACACCGGGATCGGTATCACCCGCCTGCGCAAACTGTGCGTATTTGGCGTAGGGGTTTAAACCTAAAGTCGCTTGCAGATCTTGCGGGTTATCGACAGGTTCACGCACCGTTTCATCGGGCGCACCCCAAGGTAAATCATCCGGTGTGGCAGGAGTATGGGTTGGCTTAAATTGTTCCTGTTCAAGTGTTTCGTTTAATTGCTCAAGCGCTTGTTCTTGCGCGCTGGCCGACTGGGCACTAACCAATGCGGTGAGTTGCTCTTTGGTTTGCGTGTAGCGGGTTTTGATGTGATCCAGCGCTTGTGTGTGGCGCTCTTTAATTAATTTTTTAACATCGTCGCTGAGCGCGTTGCCAGCTGCTGCGGCCTCCTGCTCAAATTGCGTTGCTTCGGTTTCAAATTCGGTAATCGCTTCCTGATAAGCCGTATCGATGCTGTTGCTCAGGGTTTGTAATTCAGCCAGCTCCTCACCGGTGATTGGCCCATCACCAAATACGCTGGCGAAGGCACTTTGGAACCAGTTTTGATCGGCTTCGCGCTGCTCAATCGCTTGCGGTAATTCCAACACGATTTTATCGCGCAGTTTTGCAAGGCGATTGCTGAGTTTTTTCTCGGGTGTGGTTTCGATGGCAGCCTCCAGCGCCGCTTCGCGCTGGTCGTCTTTATTCATTTCATTGGCAGCGGCAGCTGGGTTGGCATAAAACACAAAGGCAAAAAAGAACAATGTGATACATGCAATGGCTTTCGTCCAATTGATGGTGGTAACTCCTAATTTTTCTCTCTTTACCTGTTGATGCCTAAATTATTTTACCGTAGCACAGCATTTTTAAGCATCTACCATGCTTACAAACACCATGCAACCGACTAGGATAACCAATGAACCAACCCCGATTTTTAATTTTTTGGTCTTGCTAACATCTTTAGCACCGCACGATGCAAAAAAAGCAGCTCCAAAAAAGAGAGATAACAATCGGATCAAAATGTCTTGACTCTGATTCCAAATAGTTGCGACCAAAATCATTGCAAAAATATATCCAAAAACAAGTAATTTTGAGGGCATATTAAAATTCCTTAGTAATCATTAACTGCATCGCATGTTTCTTTCATGGCTCCCCACCCAAAATAGTTAGCCAGAAAGGTCGCTATAAATCCAAACATAAGCGCCTTAAAAGTTGCAATTTCAGCGACAAGCAGCAGTACAAAAACATTTAAGCCAATTAGGATAAATGCAAGAAAGGCTATTGAAAACAGTAGAAGCGCAGCAAATAAATATTCTTCATGTAAAAATGCACTTGAAACAGCAAATGAACAGTTAACCATATTCGAAATCGCACTAATCAACAAATCTAGAATTCCCGTCTTTGAAAAAATGAGTGAAAGGGCTGTAAGAACCCATTGAATACCCCATAGGAGATCTTCAGCTATAGTGGTTTCCGAACCATTCCCCCCACCCGAAATCATATACCCACCAGCACCAGTATTCGGATCCATCAAAATATAGCCCTCACCAACCCAGCCATTGAAATTGATTCTGCTGTCATGTGCTGTTGCAATTTGACCTGCATGTACGGCATTACGGATGTCACTCTCAGCCGGTGCCCCGAGACTCATTTTACTTAACGCTAAATCGACGTTGGTTTTATCAATTGTCCAAATCTTTTGGCCTTCTTGGGATGCAATAGCAAGAGCTTTTACTGCACTAATACCTTGAGCCTTCTCAGTTTCCGTAGAGAACATTTGCTCGGGAACCAAATGCTCCATCGCTGAACCTCTCGCACCGATAGATTGCATATAAGTAACTTTTTCTGCGCGGGTATTATTTTTACTCGCAATTTGGAAGCGCAAACCATCAATATCCATTTCCAGCCCTCCCATCTTTACATCCCGCGGAATGCCATACCAATAGTTAGGTACCAAGCCTGTGCTGAAGGAACCGTAGCTGGGGAAACGGTAATTCACAATATTACTTCCCTGCGCTGCGATCTGGTCTTGCAAATCGTTTAATGCAAAGTAATTGAAGATAGCACCGTAAAGCAAATCACCCACAAGATTATGTTTGGTAAGAGTCGCTAGTTGAATATTGTCTGCGTTTTCCAATTTCGCTTTAGTTTGCTCGATTTGTTGTTTTAAACGTGCAGCTTGTTCCGGATTGGCACCTTGCAGATCAAGCCCTATTGCACGATACACACCCGCTATAGGGTAATTGAGGCTCGTATCCCAACCCGCTTTAGGGCTCCACAAGCCATATTCTTCATACAACTCACCGCCCATTTTTCCCGCAGCACCGGCTTTGATGGTTTCACCATTAATAGCGAACTCGGCTGTTAAATTGATTAAATAGCCCGGTAAGGTTTTAGGTAATTTTGCAGGATCAATAGAACCATCAGCCTCAGGAGCAGGAATACGGGCAGCAATAATTTCTTCATCCGCTTTTGTTGCGGGTTTGAAGCTGAGTGCGATGGTTTTGCCCGCAAGTTTCGCCGTAGGCTCCTCTATATTGATAATTTCATCGCCGGCGTAACCGTGAAGCTTGGTTGCCAAGGTGTATTTAAATTTATGCCGTAACTTGCTCGGAACTTCGTTAAAGGTTTGGCTAGTGATAATACGGTTGTAAGGCAAGCCAGCGGCGAGTGGGCGCGGCGGCAGGATTTTAATTCCTTGCAAGCCGAGCACTTCACCCACGGTGGAATCTGGATTCTGATTTTCAATATAGGTTTTTAATTGATTTTGAAATTGCGTTAACTGCGCCTCGATATCCGCTTGCGGCACATTCTGCACCCAGCCCTCTTGTTCATTCACAATCGATTTGGTTTGAATGGTATTAGCCAGCGCTTCTGCATCAAACGGCACTTCGTCTTTCAGGTTCATGCCTTCGGTGAAATCGTATTGTTTAAAGCTGGCATCCATCGGAATCCAGCTATCACCCGCAAAATCTTTCATACCGCGACTGGGGAAGTAATCCACATAGGCTTCTACCCATACATGCTCTAATTCAAACTTTGAAATTTTTCCTCCGCTGACCAATCCAGAGACAGGAATTCCGCCCATACCAAGTACACTGAGTGCCGCCTCCGGCACTTGCACACCGCCCACCCAATTCATCACTTTCTCGGCGGGCATTTCTACAGTGCCATAGGCGTAACGCGCTGGGATGTTGGCGGCGCGCAATAAGGCGATTAATAAACTGGCGGTATCAATCGCGTTGCCTTGTTTGGTTTCCAGTGTGTGTTGTGCGCCCTGGATAGAACCGTAGCTGGGAATAAAACGGATGTTGTTATGCACCCAGGTGTAGATATCCACGCTGCGGTTATTTAACTGCGCGGCGAGCGCTTTGATTTCTGGCGTGAGTTGGACTTCAATCGATTCGTTGAGTGCGGCTTGTACTTCTGCGTTAGCAGCATTGGCCATTGATTGCGCGATTACACCGGGATCGGTATCACCCGCCTGCGCAAACTGTGCGTATTTGGCGTAGGGGTTTAAACCTAAAGTCGCTTGCAGATCTTGCGGGTTATCGACAGGTTCACGCACCGTTTCATCGGGCGCACCCCAAGGTAAATCATCCGGTGTGGCAGGAGTATGGGTTGGCTTAAATTGCTCCTGTTCAAGTGTTTCGTTTAATTGCTCAAGCGCTTGTTCTTGCGCGCTGGCCGACTGGGCACTAACCAATGCGGTGAGTTGCTCTTTGGTTTGCGTGTAGCGGGTTTTGATGTGATCCAGCGCTTGTGTGTGGCGCTCTTTAATTAATTTTTTAACATCGTCGCTGAGCGCGTTGCCAGCTGCTGCGGCCTCCTGCTCAAATTGCGTTGCTTCGGTTTCAAATTCGGTAATCGCTTCCTGATAAGCCGTATCGATGCTGTTGCTCAGGGTTTGTAATTCAGCCAGCTCCTCACCGGTGATTGGCCCATCACCAAATACGCTGGCGAAGGCACTTTGGAACCAGTTTTGATCGGCTTCGCGCTGCTCAATCGCTTGCGGTAATTCCAACACGATTTTATCGCGCAGCTTTGCCAAACGATTACTGAGTTTTTTCTCGGGTGTGGTTTCTATGGCAGCTTCCAGCGTAGCTTCACGCTGGTCGTCTTTATTCATTTTGGGAACCGCAAATCACAGCACAATGTATTCAATGAATTGGAATTATCATTTATCCGAAAAATCAATGTATTTTGAAAATGAGAAATTTAAGTTACTCAACACAACTACCACCCCCTCATAAATGAATACGAGATGATTCGTCATTCAGAGATGTAATTCCATACCGAAAATGGATTGTGCAGCTCATAGTGCAAGCAACCTTCTCATTCACTTATTTGACGAGACTCCTCAACCCAAGAGCACATCAATTTGATTTGATCATTGGTGAATGGATGTACATAAAATGAAAATGAATCACCTGATTTAAGGTGTATGACTACGGATCGACTATCGTAAAGCGTAAACACTTCATCTCCCGAGTAAAACTCTATTCTTTGAATATCAGTTATCTGCCGCTTAAAAATTACAATGCCATTCTTGATTACTATCAAAATATTACTCTGAATAGTCAATTTGCTAATCTTTCTACTAAGGTTAGAAAAACCAACAACCATCAAAAAGGCTGATGAAGCAACAAAAAACAGAAAACTTCTAGCATCGAAACCAAAAAAAATTAAACCAAATCCAACGAAAAGTAGAAGCAATGAAATTGCAATGTAAATCTTATACTTGGTTTTATCAGGAGGGTTAATTGTAATTTCTTGATTTATCATTCTCTGCACCCATTAGAAATGGACTCACTTAAATGTAAGCCAACAACATGCATCATTATTGCTATTCCAATCGAAACAATAAAACCCATCGGCCCAAACAAAGCAGCTCCTCCGCTTACTACTGTCAATAACACACCAAGCAAAAACATGGCCGTCGCAGCAAAGCCCATTAGTGCAGAAGCATACGGATCACCACAAGCCTTGTTAAATGAAATTATTGATGAGATCACATTAAAATAGCCTGAAATCAAAGCGAACGGGCCACCATATTTAAAACCTGATAATAAAACTTTTAAAGTGTCTACTACTGCTACTAAAACGGTAACCCATTGCATTGCATCAAAAAAACTCAGCCCTGAGCTTTGTGGAATATTAGTCTCACTTCCATTCCCCCCGCCCGAAATCATATACCCGCCAGCACCAGTATTCGGATCCATCAAAATATAGCCCTCACCAATCCAGCCATTAAAGTTAATTCGGGCTTCGTGAGCAGTTGCGATTTTTCCTGCATACACAGCATTACGAATATCGTTTTCCGCATCTGCACCTAAATTAATTCTGCTGAGTGCTAGGTCAAGGTTGGATTGGTTTATAGTCCAAATCTTTTGGCCTTGCTGCGATGCGATGGCTAATGCTTTAACGGCGCTAATGCCTTGGGCTTTGTCTGTTTCAGTTGAGAACATTTGCTCAGGAACCAAATGGTTCACTCGGTACATCCATGTACCTCGCCCTTAGGGCAGCTTCGCTGTGCAAAACGGTTTTCCTACCGTTTTTTTCATCGCACTCATACGTGCACCAATACTTTGACCGAAGGCTATCGATTCCTGTTTGTTGTTGGTTTTGCTGTTGCTCTGTTGTTTCATGTGGTCGATATCCATACTCAGACCACCGAAGGTGACATTGCGCGGTAAACCAAACCACAAAATTGCCGGGAGCAATTTTGGACAGCTTTAGCTGGTCCGGAGGACAACCTCGCTCTAATGATTCAATATCTTTACCCATCGCATTTCCTCGATAGCTCAACCAAACAAATTCGCTTGGGCTTGCAACTATTTTGCGCGCACGGGAATCAGCTCAATGAGAGACTGACGGTGAGAAAGTAAGCGTCGTACAACCTCGGCAACCTTGCCATATACCTCTCCTTGGAATGTAGATTGTTGAGCCTAAATTTTTAGCGCTATTACTGTGAACTTCCCATCATAAAAAAACCCAAACAGCTTTCACCAGTTGGGCTTTGCGACAACAACAAATATTGAGGATTGCTGCTTTTAGTTAACGATCAAGAAATCAAGGAGTCTGCCCCCTTGATCAGACGAATAACAGCCACATCAACAAACCAGAAGCCAGAAAATTTATTCAGCTATTTTTTATTAAAATAGTTGCTAAAAAAATATATAACCACACCAGAGCATACAACGAAAACACCCGTTATCGATAATTCGAAATTTCCGTATAAATATAAGGCGGATAGATACCCTAGTAAAATACCAATTATAATAAAAATTGTTTTTTTACTTGCCATTAAAAAGCGATTCTTATCAATCATCTCGATCTCCTTACCACGGACTAACACCACATTCAGAATAAGTTGGAATATATGGATGCGCACCAAGTGCAAGCCCCAAGGCGGCAACTACCAAATCTGCTAAGCGATTGCCTGTTCCCCCAGCCACAGCCCCTCCCAATGTTACCCCACTTAATAAGCCCAGCAAAAAACATCCTAAAACACGGTCAACTTCGTTATTGTCATTTGTTAAATACTCTGTCATCGAAAGCAAAACGATCATAAAAGGTATTGCAAACGCAAGGATAAAAGGCAGCACATTTGTGGCAATTACCTTAGCTCCCGGTCCCCCTAAAACCACATAAGATAATGATGCCCCCAATACTGTCCCTACAGCGAAGGCCGCACCATTCCCCCCACCCGAAATCATATAAGCTCCGGCACCCGTATTCTGATCCAACAGAATATAGCCTTCACCTACCCAGCCAATAAAATTAATTCGGGCTTCGTGAGCAGTTGCGATTTTTCCAGCATTTACTGCATTGCGAATATCGTTTTCTGCATCGGCACCCAAATTAATTCGACTGAGTGCGAGGTCAAGGTTAGATTGGTTGATTGTCCAAATCTTTTGGCCTTGCTGGCTTGCAATCGCTAACGCTTTTACAGCTGATATTCCTTGGGCTTTATCGGTTTCAGTGGAGAACATTTGCTCAGGAACCAAGTGCTCCATCGCACTCATTCTTGAGGCGATGGATTGGCTGAACGCAATGGTTTCATCTTTATTATTGGTTTTACTGTTGCGCTGTTGCTTCATGTGGTCGATATCCATACTCAGACCACCGAAGGTGACATTGCGCGGTAAGCCAAACCAGTATTGGGTTTCCAAGTTGGTGCTGAAGGTACCGTAACTGGGCAAGCGATAGTTGATAATAGCGGAACTTTGCGCAGCGATCTGGTCTTGCAGGTCGTTTAAGGCGAAATAATTAAATACTGTGCCGTACAGCAAATCACCTACAAGGTTGTGTTTGGTGAGTGTAGCGAGTTGCACTTCACTATTACTTTCGAGTTTCGCTTTGGTGGCTTCGAGTTGTTGTTTTAAACGCGCGGCTTGTTCAGGGCTTGCGCCTTGTAAATCCAAACCGATAGCGCGATAGCTACCAGCGGCTGGGTGGTTAACACTGGTTTCCCAACCTTCTTTCGGGCTCCATAGGCCCATTTCTTCGTAGAGTTCTCCACCCATTTTTCCGGCGGCTCCTGCTTTAATGGTTTCGCCGTTGATGGTGAATTCTGCGGTGAGGTTAATTAAATAACCCGGTAATGTTTTGGGCAGTTTTGCTGGATCAATCGAGCCATTCGCTTCCGGTGCGGGTAAACGGCTGGCGATAATATCTTCGTCAGCTTTGGTGGCTGGTTTGAAACTTAATGCGATGGATTTGCCAGCGAGCTTTGCAGTGGGTTCTTCAATGGTAATGAAGGGTGAATCCGCATAACCCATATTTTCTGTCGCCAGTGTGTATTTAAATTTATGGCGCAGGTTATTGGGGACTTCGTTAAAGGTTTGGCTGGTGATTATGCGGTTGTAGGGCAAGCCTGCGGCTAATGGACGCGGAGGTAATATTTTAATTTCCTGCAAGCCGAGCACTTCACCCACGGTGGAATCTGGATTCTGATTTTCAATATAGGTTTTTAATTGATTCTGGAATTGTGTGAGCTGCGCTTCGATATCCGCCTGCGGCACATTTTGTACCCAGCCTTCCTGCTCATTCACAATCGATTTGGTTTGAATGGTATTAGCTAAGGCTTCTGCATCAAACGGAACCTGATCTTTCAGATTCATGCCGTCGGTGAAATCGTATTGTTTAAAACTCGCATCCATCGGAATCCAGCTATCACCCGCCAGCTCTTTCATACCGCGACTGGGGAAGTAATCCACATAGGCTTCTACCCACACGTGCTCCAACTTAAACGTGGCAATTTTTCCGCCTTCAACACGGCCAATAGTGGGTACACCACCCATACCTAAAATCGCTTGCGCGGCTTCAGGGGTTTTTGCATCACCTACCCAGTTCATGACTTTTTCAGCGGGAATTTCTACCGTACCGTAAGCGTAACGGGCTGGAATATTGGCAGCACGCAACAAGGCGATTAATAAACTGGCGGTATCAATCGCGTTACCTTGTTTGGTTTCCAATGTGTGTTGTGCGCCCTGGATGGAACCGTAGCTGGGAATAAATCGGATGTTGTTGTGAACCCAGGTATAAATGTCGATGCTGTTGTTATGCAGTTGTGCCGCTAGTGCTTTAATTTCTGGCGTGAGCTGGACTTCAATCGATTCGTTGAGTGCGGCTTGTAATTCTGCGTTAGCAGCATTGGCCATTGCTTGCGCGATTACACCGGGATCGGTATCACCCGCTTGCGCCAACTGTGCGTATTTGGCGTAGGGGTTTAAACCTAAAGTCGCTTGCAGATCTTGCGGGTTATCGACAGGTTCACGCACCTCCTCATCGGGCGCCCCCCAAGGTAAATCATCCGGTGTGGCAGGAGTATGGGTTGGCTTAAATTGTTCCTGTTCAAGTGTTTCGTTTAATTGCTCAAGCGCTTGTTCTTGCGCGCTGGCCGATTGGGCACTAACCAATGCGGTGAGTTGCTCTTTGGTTTGCGTGTAGCGGGTTTTGATGTGATCAAGCGCTTGAGCATGGCGCTCTTTAATTAATTTTTTAACATCGTCGCTGAGCGCGTTGCCAGCTGCTGCGGCCTCTTGCTCAAATTGCGTTGCTTCGGTTTCAAATTCGGTAATCGCTTCCTGATAAGCCGTATCGATGCTGTTGCTCAGGGTTTGTAATTCAGCCAGCTCCTCACTGGTGATTGGCCCATCACCAAATACGCTGGCGAAGGCACTTTGGAACCAGTTTTTATCGGCGTCGCGCTGCTCAATCGCTTGCGGTAATTCCAACACGATTTTATCGCGCAGTTTTGCCAAGCGATTGCTGAGTTTTTTCTCTGGTGTGGTTTCTATCGCCGCTTCCAACGCGGCTTCGCGTTGGTCGTCTTTATTTATTTCATTGGCAACGGCAGCTGCGGCCGGGTTGGCGTAAAACACAAACGTAAAAAAGAATAAGGTTAGCGCAGCAATTGCCCGTGCAAATAAGCCGCCGCGAAAACTATCCATGGTAATGCTGTTGTTACCCGAATTTAGGGGATGTCCTTGTTTCATAATGTTTTACCTTTGGTCTTGCTAAATACACAAATAAATTGAAAAAAAGGTGTGATAACCGGCTCCGCTCTAGAGCCGGTTTTTTCTGCCAATCAAGGCTGTAAATTCAGGAATTTTTCGGCGCGAGTTTGCCAATCCGGACTGGTACCCGTTTGCACCTGCAACTGGAGCAACCCTCCACCGGTTTGCGGTAATTTCACA is a window encoding:
- a CDS encoding transglutaminase-like domain-containing protein, with translation MNKDDQREATLEAAIETTPEKKLSNRLAKLRDKIVLELPQAIEQREADQNWFQSAFASVFGDGPITGEELAELQTLSNSIDTAYQEAITEFETEATQFEQEAAAAGNALSDDVKKLIKERHTQALDHIKTRYTQTKEQLTALVSAQSASAQEQALEQLNETLEQEQFKPTHTPATPDDLPWGAPDETVREPVDNPQDLQATLGLNPYAKYAQFAQAGDTDPGVIAQSMANAANAEVQAALNESIEVQLTPEIKALAAQLNNRSVDIYTWVHNNIRFIPSYGSIQGAQHTLETKQGNAIDTASLLIALLRAANIPARYAYGTVEMPAEKVMNWVGGVQVPEAALSVLGMGGIPVSGLVSGGKISKFELEHVWVEAYVDYFPSRGMKDFAGDSWIPMDASFKQYDFTEGMNLKDEVPFDAEALANTIQTKSIVNEQEGWVQNVPQADIEAQLTQFQNQLKTYIENQNPDSTVGEVLGLQGIKILPPRPLAAGLPYNRIITSQTFNEVPSKLRHKFKYTLATKLHGYAGDEIINIEEPTAKLAGKTIALSFKPATKADEEIIAARIPAPEADGSIDPAKLPKTLPGYLINLTAEFAINGETIKAGAAGKMGGELYEEYGLWSPKAGWDTSLNYPIAGVYRAIGLDLQGANPEQAARLKQQIEQTKAKLENADNIQLATLTKHNLVGDLLYGAIFNYFALNDLQDQIAAQGSNIVNYRFPSYGSFSTGLVPNYWYGIPRDVKMGGLEMDIDGLRFQIASKNNTRAEKVTYMQSIGARGSAMEHLVPEQMFSTETEKAQGISAVKALAIASQEGQKIWTIDKTNVDLALSKMSLGAPAESDIRNAVHAGQIATAHDSRINFNGWVGEGYILMDPNTGAGGYMISGGGNGSETTIAEDLLWGIQWVLTALSLIFSKTGILDLLISAISNMVNCSFAVSSAFLHEEYLFAALLLFSIAFLAFILIGLNVFVLLLVAEIATFKALMFGFIATFLANYFGWGAMKETCDAVNDY
- a CDS encoding transglutaminase-like domain-containing protein; the protein is MKQGHPLNSGNNSITMDSFRGGLFARAIAALTLFFFTFVFYANPAAAAVANEINKDDQREAALEAAIETTPEKKLSNRLAKLRDKIVLELPQAIEQRDADKNWFQSAFASVFGDGPITSEELAELQTLSNSIDTAYQEAITEFETEATQFEQEAAAAGNALSDDVKKLIKERHAQALDHIKTRYTQTKEQLTALVSAQSASAQEQALEQLNETLEQEQFKPTHTPATPDDLPWGAPDEEVREPVDNPQDLQATLGLNPYAKYAQLAQAGDTDPGVIAQAMANAANAELQAALNESIEVQLTPEIKALAAQLHNNSIDIYTWVHNNIRFIPSYGSIQGAQHTLETKQGNAIDTASLLIALLRAANIPARYAYGTVEIPAEKVMNWVGDAKTPEAAQAILGMGGVPTIGRVEGGKIATFKLEHVWVEAYVDYFPSRGMKELAGDSWIPMDASFKQYDFTDGMNLKDQVPFDAEALANTIQTKSIVNEQEGWVQNVPQADIEAQLTQFQNQLKTYIENQNPDSTVGEVLGLQEIKILPPRPLAAGLPYNRIITSQTFNEVPNNLRHKFKYTLATENMGYADSPFITIEEPTAKLAGKSIALSFKPATKADEDIIASRLPAPEANGSIDPAKLPKTLPGYLINLTAEFTINGETIKAGAAGKMGGELYEEMGLWSPKEGWETSVNHPAAGSYRAIGLDLQGASPEQAARLKQQLEATKAKLESNSEVQLATLTKHNLVGDLLYGTVFNYFALNDLQDQIAAQSSAIINYRLPSYGTFSTNLETQYWFGLPRNVTFGGLSMDIDHMKQQRNSKTNNKDETIAFSQSIASRMSAMEHLVPEQMFSTETDKAQGISAVKALAIASQQGQKIWTINQSNLDLALSRINLGADAENDIRNAVNAGKIATAHEARINFIGWVGEGYILLDQNTGAGAYMISGGGNGAAFAVGTVLGASLSYVVLGGPGAKVIATNVLPFILAFAIPFMIVLLSMTEYLTNDNNEVDRVLGCFLLGLLSGVTLGGAVAGGTGNRLADLVVAALGLALGAHPYIPTYSECGVSPW